Proteins encoded within one genomic window of Bacillus sp. F19:
- the spoIID gene encoding stage II sporulation protein D, with translation MRRIHPLAVFFGGLICTVLILPTLLVLPFSNQTTHVQKGDHSSKVEPAQNVNSNAAFEVAVYRTKSEKIEKVPIEDYVLGVVASEMPINFETEALKAQAIAARTFLVKHMLSPKKIGVPSGADISDNHEFHQVYKNLEEIEKSWGMKTNTNLAKLKSAIAATEGQILVYDGKPIEALFFSTSNGFTENSEDYFRSSIPYLKSVESPWDKQFSPKFENQITMSVQNFERVLGVKLDEGKEIGSSISKTTGNRVKSIDINGKKLSGKEIRDKLKLNSSDFVLERDGNKVLISTKGNGHGVGMSQYGANGMALDGQKYKDIIEYYYKGVEMASIESFIDKTVAKN, from the coding sequence ATTAGAAGAATCCATCCGCTTGCCGTATTCTTTGGTGGCCTGATATGCACGGTGTTGATTCTGCCAACCTTATTGGTTTTACCATTTTCAAATCAGACAACGCATGTGCAGAAAGGAGATCATTCTTCAAAAGTGGAACCTGCCCAAAATGTGAATTCAAATGCAGCATTCGAAGTGGCCGTATACCGTACCAAAAGTGAGAAAATAGAAAAGGTTCCAATTGAGGATTACGTATTAGGCGTGGTAGCCTCAGAAATGCCGATTAACTTTGAAACAGAAGCATTAAAGGCTCAAGCCATCGCTGCCAGAACATTTCTTGTTAAGCACATGCTTTCGCCTAAAAAAATTGGGGTACCAAGCGGAGCAGATATTTCGGATAATCACGAATTTCATCAGGTATACAAAAATTTAGAAGAAATAGAAAAATCCTGGGGAATGAAGACCAATACAAATCTTGCAAAATTGAAAAGTGCAATAGCTGCAACAGAAGGACAGATTTTGGTTTATGACGGGAAACCAATTGAAGCTTTATTCTTTTCGACAAGCAACGGGTTCACTGAGAACTCAGAAGATTATTTCAGGAGCTCCATACCATATTTGAAAAGTGTTGAAAGTCCCTGGGACAAGCAATTTTCTCCTAAATTTGAAAACCAAATAACCATGAGTGTTCAAAATTTTGAACGTGTATTAGGGGTAAAATTAGATGAAGGAAAAGAAATTGGCTCAAGTATTTCCAAGACAACAGGAAACCGCGTTAAATCAATCGATATAAATGGTAAGAAATTGAGCGGGAAAGAGATCAGAGATAAATTGAAACTCAATTCATCCGACTTCGTTTTAGAAAGGGATGGCAACAAGGTACTGATATCAACAAAAGGAAATGGTCATGGTGTTGGAATGAGTCAATACGGAGCAAATGGAATGGCGTTGGACGGGCAAAAATATAAGGATATTATTGAGTACTATTACAAAGGGGTCGAAATGGCTTCGATAGAATCCTTTATTGATAAAACTGTGGCGAAGAATTAA
- a CDS encoding metal-dependent hydrolase, whose protein sequence is MMYKTHLASSIAAGAGIAQILSIPFTIGFLGGLSLGSLLPDIDEPNSYIGRRSFGLSYLVKKKYGHRGMTHSLLAFCFFLYLVVFFPTYFTMGLCLGYLFHIIGDFFSKTGVPLFYPFDISRKKSPLTYKTSSFTETVILFISILTAAALILNKKMLSPLFYSTGELISNILLALLKVTSLIN, encoded by the coding sequence ATGATGTACAAAACACACCTTGCATCATCTATTGCAGCAGGAGCGGGAATAGCACAAATTTTATCCATCCCTTTTACTATTGGATTTTTAGGCGGCCTTTCTTTAGGCAGTTTGCTGCCAGATATAGATGAGCCAAATTCGTATATTGGAAGGAGGTCATTTGGTCTTTCCTATTTAGTAAAGAAGAAATATGGTCACAGAGGGATGACCCATTCATTATTGGCATTTTGTTTTTTCTTATATCTAGTCGTCTTCTTTCCAACTTATTTTACTATGGGGCTCTGTCTCGGTTACCTATTTCATATTATTGGTGATTTCTTTTCTAAAACAGGCGTCCCCCTGTTTTATCCGTTTGATATTAGTCGAAAAAAATCGCCTCTCACCTATAAAACCTCTAGTTTTACAGAAACGGTCATCCTTTTTATTTCAATACTCACAGCAGCGGCATTGATTTTAAATAAAAAAATGCTTAGTCCGTTATTCTATTCGACTGGTGAGCTTATAAGTAATATCTTATTGGCCCTCCTTAAAGTAACATCATTGATTAATTAA
- a CDS encoding YdcF family protein: MGIPKYPDVPELTVKQIRQITEITFYKEILPTKCDVIFVFGGSHPGNWQAPLEAYNKGFSNQIIITGGSSSSGMRHSDWIYEDISEAEVIVNKLIENGVSRDKIFYETSSKHSIDNVIQAKKVFDFSSINTLLFVCKSLAAGRQYRTLKKHLPTNITFIPFPFDTSFDGEFTITRDNWMNNEKSRSLVFGEFLRNMTYGKKGGITAPDNVVVGLDDIVSYYYHLLD; this comes from the coding sequence GTGGGAATACCCAAATATCCAGATGTTCCTGAATTGACAGTTAAACAAATAAGACAAATAACCGAGATTACGTTTTACAAAGAAATACTACCAACTAAATGCGATGTTATCTTTGTATTCGGCGGTTCTCATCCTGGGAACTGGCAGGCTCCGTTAGAAGCATATAATAAAGGATTTAGTAATCAGATTATAATTACAGGTGGCAGTAGCTCATCGGGTATGAGACACTCTGATTGGATATATGAAGATATCTCGGAAGCAGAAGTTATCGTTAATAAGCTAATAGAAAATGGTGTTTCAAGAGATAAGATATTCTATGAAACCTCATCTAAACATTCAATTGATAACGTAATACAAGCGAAAAAGGTATTCGATTTTAGCTCAATAAACACTTTATTATTTGTTTGCAAAAGTTTGGCAGCAGGAAGACAATACCGAACCTTAAAAAAGCACCTTCCAACCAACATTACCTTTATTCCTTTTCCATTTGATACAAGTTTTGATGGGGAATTCACAATAACTAGAGATAATTGGATGAATAATGAAAAAAGTCGATCATTAGTTTTTGGTGAATTTTTAAGGAATATGACATACGGCAAAAAAGGTGGAATTACAGCTCCAGATAATGTGGTAGTGGGACTTGATGATATTGTTTCATATTACTACCATTTATTAGATTAA